One window of Klebsiella quasivariicola genomic DNA carries:
- a CDS encoding SDR family oxidoreductase, translating to MNTWLNLKDNVIIVTGGASGIGLAIVDELLSQGAHVQMIDIHGGDRHHNGDNYHFWPTDISSATEVQQTIDAIIQRWSRIDGLVNNAGVNFPRLLVDEKAPAGRYELNEAAFEKMVNINQKGVFFMSQAVARQMVKQRAGVIVNVSSESGLEGSEGQSCYAATKAALNSFTRSWSKELGKYGIRVVGVAPGILEKTGLRTPEYEEALAWTRNITVEQLREGYTKNAIPIGRAGKLSEVADFVCYLLSSRASYITGVTTNIAGGKTRG from the coding sequence ATGAATACCTGGTTAAATTTAAAAGATAACGTCATTATCGTAACCGGTGGCGCCTCAGGAATTGGGCTGGCCATTGTCGATGAATTATTATCCCAAGGCGCTCATGTCCAGATGATTGATATTCACGGCGGCGATCGCCATCACAATGGCGATAATTATCATTTCTGGCCGACGGATATTTCCAGCGCGACAGAGGTACAGCAGACTATCGATGCCATTATTCAGCGCTGGTCGCGTATTGATGGCCTGGTCAATAACGCCGGCGTGAATTTCCCACGTTTATTAGTCGACGAAAAAGCACCGGCCGGCCGCTATGAATTAAACGAAGCCGCTTTTGAAAAAATGGTCAATATCAACCAGAAAGGGGTGTTTTTCATGTCGCAGGCGGTGGCACGTCAAATGGTCAAACAGCGCGCCGGGGTGATTGTCAATGTTTCGTCGGAGAGCGGTCTGGAAGGCTCTGAAGGTCAAAGCTGCTACGCCGCCACCAAGGCCGCGCTCAATAGCTTTACCCGCTCCTGGTCTAAAGAATTGGGTAAATATGGGATCCGTGTGGTCGGCGTTGCGCCGGGGATCCTCGAAAAAACCGGCCTGCGGACGCCGGAATATGAAGAGGCGCTGGCCTGGACGCGCAATATCACCGTCGAGCAACTTCGCGAGGGATATACCAAAAACGCCATTCCCATCGGGCGGGCGGGAAAACTCTCGGAAGTCGCTGATTTTGTTTGCTATCTCTTGTCATCACGCGCCAGCTACATCACCGGAGTCACCACTAACATTGCCGGCGGAAAAACGCGCGGTTAA
- a CDS encoding mannose/fructose/sorbose PTS transporter subunit IIA, translating into MVHAIFCAHGQLAGAMLDSVRMVYGEVNVSAVAFVPGENAADIAINLEKLVSAHIDEEWVIAVDLQCGSPWNAAAGLAMRHPQIRVISGLSLPLALELVDNQHTLSADDLCQHLQTIASQCCVVWQQPETVEEEF; encoded by the coding sequence ATGGTTCACGCTATCTTCTGCGCCCACGGCCAGCTGGCCGGGGCCATGCTTGATTCGGTACGCATGGTCTACGGCGAGGTTAACGTCAGCGCCGTCGCGTTTGTCCCCGGCGAAAACGCGGCGGATATCGCCATTAACCTGGAAAAGTTAGTAAGCGCACACATCGATGAGGAGTGGGTCATCGCGGTAGATTTGCAGTGCGGAAGCCCATGGAATGCCGCAGCCGGTCTGGCAATGCGTCACCCGCAGATCCGGGTGATTAGCGGCCTGTCGCTGCCGCTGGCGCTTGAGCTGGTGGATAACCAGCATACCCTGAGCGCCGATGACTTATGTCAGCATCTGCAAACCATTGCCAGCCAGTGCTGTGTGGTCTGGCAGCAGCCAGAAACCGTTGAGGAGGAGTTCTGA